The following proteins are encoded in a genomic region of Arachis ipaensis cultivar K30076 chromosome B02, Araip1.1, whole genome shotgun sequence:
- the LOC110267433 gene encoding uncharacterized protein LOC110267433: MLDDHIFADDKSKVVDCSTFWPMTPFGLPTQKNRSNDSGVWVTGWMRECTLQDDFNIQINDSTQMRLAVDLVLEEYNDLCLVIQENAWQYKTKVEAEHEDIFGNEKLSF; the protein is encoded by the exons ATGTTAGATGATCATATTTTTGCCGATGATAAGTCTAAAGTTGTAGATTGCTCCACTTTTTGGCCTATGACACCTTTTGGCCTACCCACTCAAAAAAATAGATC GAATGATAGCGGAGTTTGGGTGACCGGTTGGATGAGAGAATGTACTTTACAAGATGACTTCAATATTCAG ATTAACGACTCCACACAAATGAGACTTGCCGTGGATCTGGTTTTAGAGGAGTACAACGATTTGTGTCTCGTAATACAAGAAAATGCTTGGCAATATAAGACCAAGGTGGAAGCAGAGCATGAAGACATTTTTGGGAATGAAAAGTTatctttttag